A stretch of Astyanax mexicanus isolate ESR-SI-001 chromosome 21, AstMex3_surface, whole genome shotgun sequence DNA encodes these proteins:
- the LOC103046985 gene encoding Na(+)/H(+) exchange regulatory cofactor NHE-RF2, with translation MADMAYSLEQEMLERGLQPRLCYLTKGDRGFGFHLHGERHRGAQFIRKIEPGSPADLAGLRSGDRVVEVNGENVEKDSHHQVVEKIMAVEHRTRLLVVDRETDEFLRFHNLPCTEELAVETGCLSPRASSLTSSPRTSCSSSPLVSLSPSPRDSITPPFSRGCSDKPRMAVATGAMDKLAFIMNGNKTPPISPSVLIGSPTRRRDPFTPLLLPPSPSPSHTESDCHTDLSTTPTCRQEEAVVDEQDEVMLDLRPRLCCMALGNDGYGFNLHCDKSRVGQFVRSVDPDSPADRAGLRPGDRVVEVNDRSIEGMKHAEVVAFIRHGQGCATLLVVDPETDTLFKRLGITPTTEHLKEDCVDGPLIESPVSNCPITDSSASPSPITDGPLSSPPIINITLTDPPITNGSLKHQGSSSSHSTISDTSLELRNLDTASKIFGDLDRHKRHSAPAGHQELKPQKPTLDPFIDSGLRLSPTAAEAKQKVRAKKANKRAPPMDWSKKQELFSNF, from the exons ATGGCGGACATGGCTTACAGTTTGGAGCAAGAGATGCTGGAGAGAGGCCTTCAACCACGGCTTTGCTATTTGACTAAAGGTGACCGTGGCTTCGGCTTCCACCTGCATGGCGAGCGGCACCGCGGCGCTCAGTTCATCCGCAAGATCGAGCCCGGTTCACCCGCTGACCTGGCTGGACTTCGGTCTGGTGACCGAGTGGTGGAGGTCAATGGGGAAAACGTAGAGAAGGATTCACACCACCAG GTGGTTGAGAAGATCATGGCGGTGGAGCACCGGACCAGGCTGCTGGTGGTGGACCGAGAAACAGACGAGTTCCTGCGCTTCCACAACCTGCCCTGCACTGAAGAACTAGCAGTGGAGACGGGTTGCCTGTCCCCTCGCGCCTCCTCCCTGACCTCCTCCCCAAGaacctcctgctcctcctccccTCTCGTCTCCCTCTCGCCCTCCCCACGAGACTCCATCACGCCCCCCTTCAGCAGGGGCTGCTCGGACAAGCCCAGGATGGCTGTCGCAACTGGCGCAATGGACAAACTGGCGTTCATCATGAACGGCAACAAG ACTCCGCCCATCTCTCCATCAGTGTTAATCGGATCTCCGACACGCCGCCGTGACCCCTtcactcctctcctcctcccccCATCCCCCTCTCCATCACACACAGAGAGCGACTGCCACACCGATCTCAGCACAACACCCACCTGCCGACAG GAGGAAGCTGTGGTAGATGAGCAGGACGAGGTGATGCTGGACCTGCGGCCGCGGCTGTGCTGCATGGCGTTGGGTAACGATGGATACGGATTTAATCTGCACTGTGATAAATCCCGCGTGGGGCAGTTCGTCCGCTCGGTGGATCCAGACTCGCCCGCTGACAGGGCGGGGTTACGGCCCGGAGACAGAGTGGTGGAG GTGAATGATCGGAGCATCGAGGGGATGAAGCACGCGGAGGTGGTGGCGTTTATTCGGCATGGGCAGGGGTGCGCCACGCTGCTGGTGGTCGACCCAGAAACAGACACTCTGTTTAAAAGACTGGGAATCACGCCCACCACAGAACACCTTAAAG aggacTGTGTGGACGGACCTCTCATAGAGAGCCCAGTGTCTAACTGCCCAATCACAGACAGTTCTGCATCTCCTTCACCAATCACTGATGGCCCCCTGAGCTCTCCGCCAATCATCAACATCACGCTGACAGATCCACCAATCACAAACGGCTCTCTGAAGCACCAGGGAAGCTCCTCCTCCCATTCCACCATATCAGATACGAGCTTGGAGCTCAGGAACCTGGACACTGCCAGCAAG ATATTTGGAGATTTGGACCGTCATAAGCGCCACAGTGCCCCCGCTGGCCACCAGGAACTAAAGCCCCAGAAACCAACACTGGACCCGTTCATAGACAGCGGTCTACGCCTGAGCCCCACTGCGGCCGAGGCCAAGCAGAAGGTCAGGGCCAAAAAAGCCAACAAGAGAGCGCCCCCTATGGACTGGAGCAAGAAACAGGAGCTCTTCAGCAACTTCTGA